A stretch of the Papaver somniferum cultivar HN1 chromosome 6, ASM357369v1, whole genome shotgun sequence genome encodes the following:
- the LOC113289792 gene encoding FRIGIDA-like protein 3: MVECLRSGQQNSTNLLQVEACQKCGVSGYADLLVYCDVCQISAEHVYCLDTISKVTQKVVQWSCEQCVPLYFHKQISLRPSQIVEETNGKQLRDNDNVYAHRITDHPQSVENLLPNSQLNQQTLTDDAEAVRSISKKSFSEQKKRFCKQEEEGKKKKFGKALVEQEAQTNVSVSNVQYKEIEEYFEDKTGWLKNKFNELEVIEKAFVEKKSEMRALIAKKVATVDVEEQAMLDRVQEQEDIAVAAIIGARKKIIANRVATVKEQAMLDRVQEQKGIGVIEAQNNSSIHTVGCLDRQQCLRQFCQDMDAKSLMNYIMEHKNYMGAVCGEIPVALKSAPEPAHLVLDLLKGFYPSPGPATSCVKESRRDSEDRECIHRSCLMLIESVAPLVLGGDELLDHKTKRRAKVIADDWKFRLGSCDPTCRNSSLDVEVFLKLLTVFKITTEIDEEELCKFVLAVSHRLHIPDLCHSLGLTNKIPVLVEGLISRRRQIDAVHFVQAFKLEESFPPAPLLQTYLRDLRRDIQIKNTSSGGDVRIKKKAHMKELAAIKSVIKCIEKYKLEADYPLYPLRRRLIQLEDWRYNEKRRMCGDLMINEVRKKARVDDGRKYESYRHPLDPLAYSKRNLSLHRNYRMEPSSPRNSH, encoded by the exons GTTGAAGCCTGTCAAAAGTGCGGTGTCAGCGGTTATGCAGATCTTTTAGTATATTGCGATGTGTGCCAGATTTCTGCTGAGCACGT ATATTGTTTGGATACAATATCTAAGGTTACTCAAAAGGTGGTCCAATGGTCATGTGAGCAGTGCGTACCGCTATATTTCCACAAGCAAATTAGTTTGAGACCATCCCAAATAGTTGAAGAAACAAATGGCAAACAGCTGCGAGATAATGACAATGTATATGCACATAGAATTACTGATCATCCGCAGAG TGTGGAGAATCTCTTGCCGAACAGTCAACTCAATCAGCAGACACTCACAGATGATGCAGAAGCAGTTAGATCTATTAGTAAAAAATCTTTTTcggaacaaaaaaaaagattttgtaagcaagaagaagaaggaaaaaaaaaaaaatttggtaagGCACTCGTCGAACAAGAAGCTCAGACGAATGTTTCTGTAAGCAATGTTCAGTACAAGGAAATTGAAGAATACTTTGAAGACAAGACGGGATGGTTGAAAAATAAGTTCAACGAGTTAGAGGTGATTGAAAAGGCGTTTGTGGAGAAGAAATCTGAGATGCGTGCACTTATTGCTAAGAAAGTGGCAACCGTCGATGTTGAAGAACAAGCTATGCTTGATCGGGTTCAGGAGCAGGAAGACATTGCTGTTGCTGCTATTATAGGGGCACGAAAAAAAATCATCGCTAACAGAGTGGCAACTGTTAAAGAACAAGCTATGCTTGATCGCGTTCAGGAGCAGAAGGGCATCGGTGTTATAGAGGCACAGAATAATTCAAGTATACATACTGTTGGTTGTTTAGATCGACAACAATGTCTTAGGCAATTTTGCCAAGACATGGACGCAAAAAGTCTTATGAATTACATTATGGAGCATAAGAACTATATGGGTGCAGTGTGTGGTGAAATTCCTGTAGCTTTGAAAAGTGCACCTGAGCCTGCCCATCTGGTGTTGGATTTGCTGAAAGGATTCTACCCTTCTCCTGGTCCAGCCACATCTTGTGTAAAAGAGAGCAGGAGAGATTCCGAAGACCGTGAGTGCATACACAGATCATGTTTGATGTTGATTGAATCTGTTGCCCCATTGGTGTTAGGTGGTGATGAACTTCTGGACCATAAAACCAAGAGGAGAGCCAAGGTAATTGCCGATGATTGGAAGTTTAGGTTGGGCAGCTGTGATCCTACCTGTAGGAATTCTTCTCTGGACGTGGAGGTGTTTCTGAAGTTACTTACAGTATTTAAAATTACTACAGAgattgatgaagaagaactttgcAAGTTTGTTCTTGCTGTTTCTCATCGTCTCCACATTCCTGATCTCTGCCATTCTCTTGGCCTGACAAACAAAATACCAG TTTTAGTTGAAGGATTGATCAGCCGCAGGAGACAGATTGATGCTGTTCATTTTGTTCAAGCCTTCAAGCTCGAGGAAAGCTTCCCACCTGCGCCTCTTCTGCAAACCTACTTGAGGGACTTGAGGAGAGATATACAAATAAAAAACACGAGCTCAGGAGGAGATGTTAGAATTAAG AAGAAAGCACATATGAAGGAGCTTGCCGCTATAAAGAGTGTGATCAAGTGCATTGAAAAGTACAAACTTGAAGCAGATTATCCTCTTTATCCACTGCGAAGACGACTGATTCAGCTAGAGGATTGGAGATATAATGAGAAGAGAAGAATGTGTGGGGATTTGATGATAAATGAAGTACGAAAGAAGGCTCGAGTAGATGATGGAAGAAAATATGAGTCTTACAGGCATCCTTTGGACCCACTAGCTTACAGCAAGAGGAATTTATCTTTACATAGGAACTACAGAATGGAGCCATCATCTCCGCGTAACAGCCATTAA
- the LOC113289793 gene encoding amino acid transporter AVT6E-like isoform X1 produces the protein MDSKNGYTAIPKNGFVELQLHHTNNHNHDGFSDDHLEFKNTSKSDQEIENGHINDNDDDILPFIVENSVKKSNGSGGISGAVFNLATSIIGAGIMALPATMKVLGVIPGLILIFLMGFLSEVSVELLVRFSVLAKAESYGDVVQNALGAPARIFSEICIIINNAGVLVVYLIIMGDVMSGSFHHEGVFDQWLGHGFWDHRKLLILFIVVVFLAPLCFLEKIDSLSLTSAASVALAVVFVVVCVVIALIKLVEGRIETPRMTPDFGSKKAILDLLVVIPIMTNAYVCHFNVQPIYNELEDRSPQKMNQVGRITTVLCIVIYASTAVSGYLLFGNDTESDILTNFDKDLGIRFSSILNYIVRVGYIFHLILVFPVIHFSLRQTVDALVFKDSGPLLENRKRSLALTVVLLALIYLGSTMIPSIWVAFKFTGATTAVSLGFIFPSLIALKFKQRGEILNNKENILAWLMLILAITVGVVGVIGNIYSINSKSG, from the coding sequence ATGGATAGTAAAAATGGATATACAGCCATACCTAAGAATGGATTTGTAGAATTACAATTACACCATACTAATAATCATAATCATGATGGTTTCTCAGATGATCATCTTGAATTTAAGAATACTTCTAAATCTGATCAAGAGATAGAGAATGGGCATatcaatgataatgatgatgacatTCTCCCGTTTATCGTCGAAAATTCTGTTAAGAAGAGTAATGGGTCAGGAGGGATATCAGGGGCGGTATTTAATCTTGCAACCTCCATTATTGGTGCTGGAATTATGGCATTACCAGCTACTATGAAAGTACTTGGGGTAATTCCTGGActtattttgatttttctaatGGGGTTTTTATCTGAAGTTAGTGTTGAGCTTCTTGTTCGCTTTTCCGTCCTTGCTAAAGCGGAGTCCTATGGTGATGTTGTTCAGAATGCATTGGGCGCACCAGCAAGGATTTTTTCTGAGATCTGTATTATTATTAATAATGCTGgggttttggttgtttatttgATTATCATGGGAGATGTTATGTCTGGTTCTTTTCATCATGAAGGAGTATTCGACCAATGGTTAGGACACGGGTTTTGGGATCATAGGAAATTGCTCATATTGTTTATTGTGGTAGTGTTTTTAGCGCCGCTTTGTTTCTTAGAGAAAATTGATTCGTTAAGCCTTACTTCAGCTGCTTCTGTGGCTCTTGCCgttgtttttgttgtggtttgtGTTGTCATTGCTTTGATTAAGCTTGTCGAAGGGAGGATTGAGACTCCAAGGATGACACCAGATTTTGGATCAAAGAAAGCAATTCTGGATCTTCTTGTGGTGATACCAATCATGACGAACGCTTATGTTTGTCATTTTAATGTTCAACCTATTTACAATGAGCTTGAAGATCGGTCTCCTCAGAAAATGAATCAAGTTGGAAGAATCACTACAGTGCTGTGCATTGTGATTTATGCGTCAACTGCTGTATCTGGGTATCTTCTCTTTGGTAATGATACAGAATCGGACATCTTGACCAACTTTGATAAGGACCTTGGGATACGTTTCAGTTCAATCTTAAACTACATTGTTAGGGTGGGGTACATTTTTCATCTAATCCTCGTGTTCCCTGTTATACATTTCTCTTTAAGGCAAACTGTGGATGCCTTGGTGTTCAAGGACTCAGGGCCGCTGCTAGAGAACAGGAAGAGGTCATTGGCCTTGACGGTGGTTCTTTTGGCTCTTATTTATCTAGGCTCTACCATGATTCCCAGTATTTGGGTTGCATTCAAGTTTACAGGTGCCACTACTGCAGTCTCATTAGGTTTTATATTCCCATCTCTGATTGCTTTAAAGTTCAAACAACGGGGAGAGATTTTGAATAACAAGGAGAATATTTTAGCATGGTTGATGCTAATATTGGCGATAACAGTCGGAGTTGTAGGAGTAATTGGGAATATTTATAGCATTAATAGCAAATCTGGATGA
- the LOC113289793 gene encoding amino acid transporter AVT6E-like isoform X2 produces MALPATMKVLGVIPGLILIFLMGFLSEVSVELLVRFSVLAKAESYGDVVQNALGAPARIFSEICIIINNAGVLVVYLIIMGDVMSGSFHHEGVFDQWLGHGFWDHRKLLILFIVVVFLAPLCFLEKIDSLSLTSAASVALAVVFVVVCVVIALIKLVEGRIETPRMTPDFGSKKAILDLLVVIPIMTNAYVCHFNVQPIYNELEDRSPQKMNQVGRITTVLCIVIYASTAVSGYLLFGNDTESDILTNFDKDLGIRFSSILNYIVRVGYIFHLILVFPVIHFSLRQTVDALVFKDSGPLLENRKRSLALTVVLLALIYLGSTMIPSIWVAFKFTGATTAVSLGFIFPSLIALKFKQRGEILNNKENILAWLMLILAITVGVVGVIGNIYSINSKSG; encoded by the coding sequence ATGGCATTACCAGCTACTATGAAAGTACTTGGGGTAATTCCTGGActtattttgatttttctaatGGGGTTTTTATCTGAAGTTAGTGTTGAGCTTCTTGTTCGCTTTTCCGTCCTTGCTAAAGCGGAGTCCTATGGTGATGTTGTTCAGAATGCATTGGGCGCACCAGCAAGGATTTTTTCTGAGATCTGTATTATTATTAATAATGCTGgggttttggttgtttatttgATTATCATGGGAGATGTTATGTCTGGTTCTTTTCATCATGAAGGAGTATTCGACCAATGGTTAGGACACGGGTTTTGGGATCATAGGAAATTGCTCATATTGTTTATTGTGGTAGTGTTTTTAGCGCCGCTTTGTTTCTTAGAGAAAATTGATTCGTTAAGCCTTACTTCAGCTGCTTCTGTGGCTCTTGCCgttgtttttgttgtggtttgtGTTGTCATTGCTTTGATTAAGCTTGTCGAAGGGAGGATTGAGACTCCAAGGATGACACCAGATTTTGGATCAAAGAAAGCAATTCTGGATCTTCTTGTGGTGATACCAATCATGACGAACGCTTATGTTTGTCATTTTAATGTTCAACCTATTTACAATGAGCTTGAAGATCGGTCTCCTCAGAAAATGAATCAAGTTGGAAGAATCACTACAGTGCTGTGCATTGTGATTTATGCGTCAACTGCTGTATCTGGGTATCTTCTCTTTGGTAATGATACAGAATCGGACATCTTGACCAACTTTGATAAGGACCTTGGGATACGTTTCAGTTCAATCTTAAACTACATTGTTAGGGTGGGGTACATTTTTCATCTAATCCTCGTGTTCCCTGTTATACATTTCTCTTTAAGGCAAACTGTGGATGCCTTGGTGTTCAAGGACTCAGGGCCGCTGCTAGAGAACAGGAAGAGGTCATTGGCCTTGACGGTGGTTCTTTTGGCTCTTATTTATCTAGGCTCTACCATGATTCCCAGTATTTGGGTTGCATTCAAGTTTACAGGTGCCACTACTGCAGTCTCATTAGGTTTTATATTCCCATCTCTGATTGCTTTAAAGTTCAAACAACGGGGAGAGATTTTGAATAACAAGGAGAATATTTTAGCATGGTTGATGCTAATATTGGCGATAACAGTCGGAGTTGTAGGAGTAATTGGGAATATTTATAGCATTAATAGCAAATCTGGATGA